DNA sequence from the Eriocheir sinensis breed Jianghai 21 chromosome 31, ASM2467909v1, whole genome shotgun sequence genome:
TAAGGAGAAaacgggaggagaggagaaagaacacaGACAATGAAGTTTAGTTTTCATCAACGGCTGAAGGGTAAAGTGCTTCTGTCTTCCCTCTGGCCATGTGTCTTCATCCTGCGGAGCTCCCTAATGACACCCGCGAGGAAGATACTGCCAGGCGGGTCCATGGGTCTTTAGACGCCCCACAAAACCCATGTCCTAATTGAATGAGGACCTCTCCGGCGGccgacaagaggaagaggaagaggagaaggaggaagagatgatggtgACTGTTGTGGTGCTTTTgctgaaggaagagagtgaggaggtgatggtgttgctgctgctgaaagaggaggcagaggaggaggaggaggaggaggggcggaaaTTGCGGAAGGCATAATGTAGTGAGGGATGACTGACAGGGTGAAATAAAGGATCTCACTCATTTTCCTCGTCTACTTTTCTCCCTTATCCCGTAACTTATTTTTACTTTCGTTCTCTTCGCTTGTTCTTCATTCTTGTCAACTTCAACATCAGTCCCTTATCCTTTCTGTGGTAGCTTTGTATACCTATTGGTTTTCCCTATGTATGGTTGCACACGTTCAGCGATATTTCCACACGCGACCAATGCAGCCTAAAACCTTTACTcctaaaacaacaacagaagTACGATCTATATAAAGATGCGACGatgcggattttttttttagtaaaccTTAACCCAGAGGTTCTTAACCGGGGGTATTCATACCCCTCAGGGGTATGGGAACCAAATGCTGGGGGTATGGGACTCAATCTTTGAATATTAAGATATATTTGATTTATTAATAATGGTTAGAATGATACATTAGAACTAGCACTGCTATTCAATATTTataatttgtgttattttgttaCTAAAATTGATTAATACTCAGTTGtattacatttctttctcttgaatatatattataatatttggaAAGCAATTAAGTGTGGTTCTAAATATGGGGACAGGGCCGTAATTTCTTGGGGGACTAGGGTGGGTGGGGGCTATAGCCCCACAATGATTTCTATACCGGCCTCAAAATCCCCCTAAAACTGCTTATTTTTCAAAACTTCTCCACCACCTGCgcatgctcgcttcgctcgccaccctccccacacctcatgagcctatgatgccctctagaccCCCAAAATATTTGGCAACCCTGTCACGAACGTCTTGCAATtcttcactgttttgaatatGAATGATTGTTGAGCTGTAGGCGCCGTCAGAGTTAGGTGATGATGATATCAGCAGTCAAGCGAAGGGGTATGTGACCATACTGAGCAATCCAATGGGGGTCTGGGATCATGGAGAGGTTAAGAACCCATGCCTTAACCGAACGAATAGAGCGGTGATTCATTTTAATCTAATGAAGCTTAAACTCTTTTAAATAAGCCTTCTTAAATGGATCATGGATACATATTCATAATCGTAATAATTCTTTGACTACCGACCTCTTACTAgatttttgcctatgtccatCCCCTAAGCACCTAACTCCTGttacccccttacccccccccctcccccccattcctcTACGTAGAGTACCAGGCTGGTGCTTCGGTCACGATTTGGCTAGCGAGGGGACAGAGTTTATTAGCTGTACATTCATATAGTTACCGGCTGGAACACCAATAATCTGGCATTGGAAATAGATTACATACAGGGAAACTTTTAATTTTGTACAAAACTTATAATTGCCGGAGTTCTTTTTATGAAGTAAATGCTTGTCATATCTTAACGGTTAAATGATAGTTGTCTGGAACTTGTCTCCTGTTGCCACACTGTTGCTTCCCTTTTtaccttttattgatattttcatgctaactgctcttctgaactggcTCACTTCATGGTTCTACCCCTATTCCACATtgtaatgcaagagtcaaccagtatctttattctttatccctttcatcggtaaactgtggaacaacctcgctttgtctgtctttccacCTACCTAGGACTTAGAGTCTTAAATGACAGAAACAAACTACCAGAAAAGATTATCAACAGCACCATCGTTGACTCGTTATGATGAGCACCGTTACCTCCCTTGTCCTCAGCTATCGTTAGGAAAGCTGAGTATATGAAGACTCCTCTCCATCCGAATGTGACCTGCTGTAGAATGTCCTCCTGTCTTCTGTTTGCAGGACCAGTGCACTAGCTTTTGTATTTGATTTGCCCTTGAACTACCCTTCTACTGCAAAGAGTAAAAAAATAGCTCTGAGCGTAAAATTACCAAGTCTATCATCGCGCTGTCCAGTCGTGCCCAACTCTTTGTGGCCGCTCTGTGGACGACTTTGTACTCGTTGCTATAGTGTATTATAGTGAGAAAAGATAAATAGCACTACATCAAGGGAAAGCAGAGTGTGTGAATATGcagaagagaggatcaagaggaggaggaggacccagatAAAGcgatacaggtaaaaaaaaaaaataactaaaaggtGGACTCTGCTACCCTCATCAGTAGGGATGGAcgggtaccgttaatttgagtaccagtagtaccggtaccgaaaccTCAGGTATCGAAACTGGGATCTGCCAGAGTGTAAAAGAACAAGCTGAACTACCCTAGCCAAACCGCGCAACATGGCAGGCCCGAGCTGCCAGACGAATGACACGGTAccatgtcgaaattcatgtatgtattcaaaatgggatgtctcacgatctggGGATgcctcatgacaccacaccggtaccGAGCAGACTGATACCGGTACCGTACTGTTTACgcggtaccgttagtaccggttcCTGCCCACCTCTGCAGTCATCAGCTGACTTTTGACACTTGGGGAAAGGGATTGCATAAGACCTTTGTACTCTGCTTTGTGTGACCCTCGCCCTTGCCTGCCATTTAACGTGGGGAGGCCTTGAGAAGGTTAGTAGTGATGCTGAGTGGCTGATAAAGAtaatgcttgtttgtttgttttaggggaggaaggagatgactGATAGCTGATGAAACAAAGACTCGTGTTGACTTGTAGGCCTTGAAGGGTGCGTGCTGGTGAGTACATGTGTGGCGACAGGGCAAGGCTTGGATAGACTTAGCGGCCGATTGTGTGTGAGTGTAATTGCGTTTCAAGTCATTGGTGGGGTTGGCTGGCCACGTATGGGTGAGTCATTCCCAGCACGTCAGCCCCAACGCTTGCTTTGCTGGGGAGGACGAGGAGACGGTGAGTGGATGTGtggtgtttttattattatgacTGGAAGGAAATGCCCAGAAAATAGCAGCAGTAGTGTTGCCTGTGTCATGGCTGTCGTTGTTAAGTTTGCTGGTTTGGTATTACGCCAGAATTACACCCAATGCACTCCAGAGATTTTATTGTTTACATCAAGGAAGATGGCTCAAGAGCAATAAAAACAGTGTTACATTTACTGGTTTGGTGTTACggtaaagatttgttttagtaccgtgccagtatttcattacctaccttatggaacatcactagctcttcatatatctttcttcaaacgttcaacaatcatggaaacgctttcaaaatccaattcaaggactatttatcgttgaaaataggggataatattcacgaaagcgcagcctcctctggcggcagcCGCTGGTCTGGTGTTACTTCAGAATTACACACAATgcactccatatatatatatatatatatatatatatatatatatatatatatatatagagagctctatttctatatatatatatatatatatatatatatatatatttttttttacaacaaaggacacggctcaagagcGACAAAAAGAGTGTTACATTTACTGGTTTGGTGTTACTCCAGAATTACACTCAATGcaccagatttttttttctacaacaaaggagacggctcaaggacaATAAAAAGTgccaaaaaaaagcccactactcaccgctcccaaatgatgatgatgtttctgATATAAATGATCGGAAGAAAGTGCCCAGAACAGTAGCCATAGTAGGGTTATCTCTGTCCTGGCTGTCTTGTCTTTGTTACATTTACTGGTTTGGTGCTactatagaatcacacccaacatgcCCCAGAAATTGATGATATTTCTGATATAAATGACCGGAACAGTAGGAGTAGGGTTACCTCGGTCCTGGCTGTCTTGTCCTTCTTACATTTACTGGTTTGGTGTTACTATAGAATCACACCCAGTGCACTCCAGTGATAATCATTTTCATTTGATTGGAAGGAAGTTCCCAAAACAATAGGAGCAGTAGTGTTACCTGTGTCCTGGGTGTCTTTGTTGAGTTTGGGATTGGTATTACGAGAGAATTACACCCAAAACACTCCAGTGATTGATGATGATGTTTCTAATATAATTGCCcagaacagcagcagcaatagtgtTACCTGTGTCCAGGCTGTCTTGTCTGATGAGTTTGCATTTGGTGTTATTACAGAATTACACCCTATGCTTTCCAGTGATTAATGGTGTTGTTTCTGATGTATTTTGATTTCTGGattatctggatctggattaatgatgtGCAGGGtacctgtacaggtgcataacatgcatatttgctaatcatcactttCACATCACTTTCATAATCATTTTTATTGAAAATCACTTTTTTCTGAGAGTTGAATAACTTTAATTAGTAATTGGTTGGTATTTAATGGCAGCAGGTTATTATTTTAGTGAAGATAGGTCACTGTCCTTAGCACTGATAGGTTACTGTCCAACAGGTTTGAGTGGATTTGTTACTTTAAAAATGTTCAGTATGGCAATCGTGTCTCCTGTGTTACATTCACTTAATGTTATGTATGGGTGTGCTTTATTGGTTTTAGAACAGAGATTCTTAAACTTTTTACTACCACACTCCCTCTAGAAATGGGTCCTCCCATCCACGCCCCCCTTACatgtataaatataattcgcTCCCAggtatattaataatgataagtcCAACTAGACAATAAAACTAAAGTTGATAAAGATGATAATTACTATAGTCCAACTTGGCTATGAAGTCAGTCTGTGCAGGGCTCGCTCGGGGAGTTCCCTGGCCATAGAGCTGCCaaatcttatttaatgtatacagaatatttgaaacacaatttcaaatagtatGTAGATGACATATGAGGGAGAGTGATGCAGCAGCAGCGTGAAGAGGTTCAGGCcccacccaaactgacttcatattTATGATTATAATGCCTCCCTAGGGGGCATGACCCTGAATTTAAGAACCACTGGTATAGAATGTTTAATTTTGAGGGGCAGGGTTTTGCGATGCACCTGTTTGATGAAACTATAGCTATGATTTCATTATAAACATGCACAGGTTCATTTTGTCCTTTTAGAAACATATAGCTGTAATTTGGGATGAGAATATGTGTGTATCCTTGTGCCTATCAGGAAAACCTAACTTTGTTCACTCCTTTTGCATTTCAGCACATGTATTAACGCATCTCTTTTCACCCACTAATCTAGCACTTTTGAAAATTCTCTTTTTAATTCTATTAAGGAGTCATTGACAGTGCAAAAATATCTTCAGGAAGACCCATTCTAAGTCAAATTTACCTCCTGTGCTGTAGAAGAAATATCATCATGATATATTCAGGCCATTAACTTAAGAAACCCAGCCAAAAAATGTAGTTGTTTTTTAGATAAGACCTGGGGGTtgatggctgagtggtcagtgtgtgtCCTGAAGGGCCAAGTTTAAACCTGCCTCTATAAGCTGtcaattttcagtcattgccgagtggcTTATGACTATCCAGTTGCTGCTCTGATGATCACCTTTCAACCCAAACTCTAGCAAAAGCCtttaaagaggatcaagtggagtttCAAGGGTCAGCATGAACCAATCAAGATAGCGTTACTATAAAACACTTaggtaaaaggtaaagttgggggcatgtgctgtagcagcgcgtggcctcggtgcttatctccgtcgcattggcccttgagcctgtggtgggagggagcccattaccccgggacacagggccagtgtgacatctggggtaccacagtttactttccctaggtttccccaggtgcccatttattgaccagcccgaaagggaggatgaacagctgggtgagctgcacaccgactgcctgggctgggattcaaacccgggcccgcagagcagtagccaggcacgctgaccactagaccacggaggcgtaaaaCACTTGCTGCACCATTACATGCTGGGGCAGACCAGcaagccccaccaagaaagcctacatTTGGTATAGGCAAACAGGATCACTTCCAATTACAGTAGTATAGAATATTCCACACTTATGAGAAGCAGCACACATATATACATCTACAAAGCCCTCCATGTGTCAGGGAGATTAACCTGGGTGTATTTTGTTTGCAGCACTACCAGAGCCTAGAGGATGATCAAGCGACTTCTTTACCTCATCTTCCTATTATCATTATGGTTGGGTGGGATGTAAGTACTTGAACTTATtggtttttttattacttttaaatAATTGTTTAGTTGTTTGTATTTATTCAGTAAATTTTGTTAAATCCACCTAAGTGACATGTCACAGGTATCCTCAGATTTCAAAGGAAAAAAATTTATAGATAAACTTCAGtcatcaatcagtgggggcatataCTGGGGGGCGCGTCACCTGTCCCACCCCACGAcacgtaaataaaaaaattaaaaataataataaaataaaataaatttcatGACAGTAGctattaatttcttttcttttggatTCCATACTGGTTATTGCTCATTATTTTTATACTGAAAGGGCTtcagtgttttcattttttttaagtaCTAGTGGttgtaggatatatatatatatatatatatatatatatatatatatatatatatatatatatatatatatatatatatatatatatatatatatatatatatatataattgacaaaGTTTTATTTATTGACTTTTTCTTTCTGGTAGCATATGTTCACTGCAAAAAAATCAGACTAATTGAAATTGTAGAGATAAGTAAATTTTTCAACTGTTGGTTATATGTTTTTTCAGTGCCCTGCAGACTGTGGTGGGGGGCGCTGCTGTGACTCTGTTTGTGGTTTATATTATTGCACCGCTGGTCTTCCATTATTCTCCATCTCTTCAGCGGCATATTGTCTTCCTTAATTTTTGTAAGTGGATCAAATACCATTTTAGCTTTTTTCATAAAcgtatattgaaatacataactGTGTTGATGCTGTCAGAGTTGAAAAGCTTTTAATTATCAAAATGCTTTACAGTGAATGTGCCAAATGTTGACTACAACAGCCCTGAGAGGGAAGGCTTGCCTGGAACCCGCAACTTCTACctacagacagagagaaatgtGAATGTTGGAGTCTGGTATGTATTTTGAGTAGGTGGAACTCAGTTCTGTGCCTATTTTAAGTAATGAGTTAAAATTTCAAATATCCTGCCATGGGTAGAGCAAGTGTTTGTTTATACAGGGTTCCTGCtccttttaccccccccccccccctttcccactCCTATCCTCATGCACTTCCCCCTCAACTACCTGTGGAACTCAAGCTGTAAGTACTACTCATGCTACAGTGGCTAGTCACTACTCTATCAGTTTATAGGCCTACAGTCTGCTATATAAGCAGATTACTAGGTCCAGCAGATGCTAGGGAGTTAGCATGTGAGCTGAGCAAGGGTGGAGTGAGTCTACCCAGTTATCTCCACTGCTTATAAGTCTCAGCTGCATTTTGTTCACCTGTTAGCCCTGTAGGTCGGGGGGGTAAGCCAAACCAGACAGTCTATCAGCTGAGTGCACCAAAATGGCATCCCATAACAGCTCCCTCACAGTATTCCTGCACCAACTCTTATAGATGACTGTTTACTGGAAATAGCAATCTTATTTGAACAAAACATTCACAAAAGGTGAGAAGATTCAGTAAGAGGTTACACTGGCCACTCGTATAGCTATGATGTGTCCTTTATTTTCAAACGCTCCCTCCCCACCAACACGATCCCCTGTGCAAAGACTTGACGTGGTGGTTGACAAACGCCTCTATCTTGGAAAAATTCAGTAGCTTCTTGGGTAATCCCAGTCCattagtggcacaggcgaattttatttaaagtGGCTGCTGTGATGCTCAACTTGTTGGTCCATGCTGCCCCAAGGTGCTCCACTTGAATGAAGTCCCTGAAGTTAGGGttaattgaagatctgggcagcatgttggtaatgTTCTGTCACTCGGCGATGCTTGAAAATTGTTAGCGGcctttggtgggactcgaacctaggtcctttGGCTCACCACACCCACATGCTGACCATACGGCCGCCATGTGGCTAATGGTCAACCGAATGCAGAGCTGGGGTGAGTTGAGCGCATTAGGATAGAGGCAGGGTAGGGGGAGGACAGGAACCATGGGGGTGCTGCTCTTTCTGTAGTGGAATATTTGAAAAATATTTGATCTTATTTCTCAatgtataaaataattaaataaaaaaggagcAAATACATTTAGTTTAAATTTAGGAAACCCAATGGTTCCACTATATCAATTATAATGAAAGATGGGAATTTACCCAAACGAGTCTTTTCTCCTGTTTTAAAAAGTAAGATTGAAGGTAAGAATTCTCTCCCTCATATCCACATTATATTTGCCTTCTCCTTCAGGCATATTCTTCCTGAGTCACTGGTCTCATCTGCCCCAGAGAAAGGATCCTCAGACTTTGAGGATTGGTATGTAAAGAGTATGTCTGACCACCGCCCTGTGATCCTCTACCTGCACGGCAACACCTCCTCCAGGGCCACAGCTCACAGGATTGAACTCTACAGTGTTCTCAGAAAAATGGATTACCATGTTGTAGCATTTGATTATAGAGGTGAGATGCTCCGTAACTTCCCTGTCATTGTTATTAATGAATGTTCATCAATATGGCTAGATCTTGTTCATGGTATGATGTGACAGCCACTGGAGCaaagttttacatttttttttactgtaaagggCTCTCAGAATATAGAAAGATAATAAATACATACAATTATTCATTATTAAATCATCAGAAGGTTCGATCCAGCTTCTGAAAAGAAGGTAACAATGAAAGGATTGAGTAAATTGCTAAGTGATATAAGGTATGTTTCTCTTCCTACAGCTGTCAAACAAAGTCATGAACTAAATATATACATCTCAAAAAATATTTGTCCTAATCTGTGTGTCCTCTGGTCAGTGTGGTAACCTTCTTTCATATGAGGTCAGTGGCTGAGGTAAAAAACTCATCACCTTCCTCTTATTACTCTTCATAGTCAACCTTCTCCCTTTGCAACCAGTGTTAAACTCCTTCACTAACTTCTGTAAATCCATAATCTCCACAATCAAGACTGTCAtcagaaaacaaaatatatacctGTACCTCTGTTTACTCCTGGCCCTTGCCCTCATTTACCTTGTAACCATATCCATGTATGAAGTGGACAGTCATTAGCATTGTGCATGCAAAAGAAAAGGAACTGAAGAAATGTTTATGTAGAGTTATTCAGTATGCACTTGATTTTTTTGAAATGCAGCACATGTTTTTATAGTGAGTAATGAAACCTTATCATATACTTACAGTTGCTTGTGCAAATGAACTCCCTAAACTTTATTAATCTATTTAAGGAAATATTCACAATGGAATCTGGAAACTTAGATTTTGTTTTTTAGATTTTGAATTGATATGATATTGTGACCAGAAATTTTCCAAAACTCTGTTGGCTGCTTGTTTTATCTAACCTGAGTGCTTGTGTCCACGCAGGGTACGCAGACTCCTCTCCTGTGCAGCCCAACGAGACAGGTGTGGTGCACGATGCCAAGGTTGTGTACAGATATGTGAGGGAACGCTGTGGTTCCTCTCCCTTGTTTGTATGGGGCCACTCTCTCGGAACGGGGTGAGTGGCTTCGGTGTGAAAGTTGACAAACTATTGCTGTCAtcattgtcatcctcctcctcttcatgtcatCATTATCcccattctcatcatcatcattgtcattgcTAGATATTTTAAGCTTCATGTGTAAATTCCCAGCCTTCCTTTGGGTTACATATTTGTTTACAATATGTTTTATAATTCAGTCAGCCCTCAAtagaaaaggtaaaggtaaagattGGGGCATACACCATGAATGCACATGGTCTCGGTGCAGAACACCTGTGCATGCATTTGAATACTAAAAATCTTTAAAAATCATTACATCCATCACCTTCAGGCCTTGAACAATCGTGTGATGATGATCCACTGTGTCATCACTCATCTTATGTATCTTAATTTCCTGATTCCGCCAGTGGTACACTTATCACACCCCAAGTGATTTTGGCCTGATGGCGAAAATCACTTGACTCTCCTGGAATAATCAGCCGGCAGGGCAAACGCATTGAGAGTGGGATGGACACAGTGTGAGAGTGAGCTCCACTGTGCTCTGTCAGCCACAGGTTGCTTCTCAAGGAAATCATAGATAGACTACTCAAATGGAGATGGTCTTTTCTGCGAGTTGTTAGTTATCAAGTTGTTAGTTTATGGAGAACTCCAGTATTGTTCGTATAATGATTGGTGCATAATTGCTATGTACATTTAATATGTTGTTTTAAGGGCTGGAAAGGGGATAAGGTATAACTTGACTGTATGATTGTCAGTTAAAACTTTCAAGAATAATATTTTCCAGGAAATATAGAaactagggatgtaccgatgtatcggtacatttttaagagtatcggtactggtatcggtatcggctgattttctgctgATACTACCGATAcctgaaggagttttgtacgtcgcatgtcactcgttgcaaataattttgttcaacagaaattgg
Encoded proteins:
- the LOC127005893 gene encoding lysophosphatidylserine lipase ABHD12-like, whose product is MIKRLLYLIFLLSLWLGGIALQTVVGGAAVTLFVVYIIAPLVFHYSPSLQRHIVFLNFLNVPNVDYNSPEREGLPGTRNFYLQTERNVNVGVWHILPESLVSSAPEKGSSDFEDWYVKSMSDHRPVILYLHGNTSSRATAHRIELYSVLRKMDYHVVAFDYRGYADSSPVQPNETGVVHDAKVVYRYVRERCGSSPLFVWGHSLGTGVSAHAVGDLCLEGENPTALVLESPFNNIKDEVKFHPLSSIFRKMPKFDWLFLKPLASSGIDFRTEEHIAHVAAPVLILHAEDDLVVPFTLGKKLYDTAQRVRSQTAPPVKFIDFAAKFGYAHKYICRAPELPDIIRDFFCKAVEMKN